The stretch of DNA GAAGCTAACGTCCCGAAATTCTATCGATACAGGGCCAACTAACTCTGCCTTTCCCTCGTCCAACACCGAATTACGGTATAGGCTAAACCGCTGCAAGGTGTCCATTTTTAATTTATCTCCGTAAATAGACATCCCCGTCTGAATAACTGAATACAATCCCCCTGTCAGCTGGGCTAACAGACCTGTATACAAGGCATAATCCCCGATCGTTCGCTCTCCTAATATAATGTCTTGTGCAAGAAGTACTAAGATAATTACGGAAACACATTCTGGCAGGACATTTAAAATGACGGTGATCGAGGTTTTTCGTTTTAACACTTTTCTTTTTCCCGCAAAATGCAAATCCCAGATCCCCTTGTATTTCTTCATCAGCATATCCCCCAAACGGAACAGCCTGATGTCGCTGGAGAACATTCTCTCACCCGATATCCACCGGATGTAATCCATTTGTCTTTCTCTTGGCGATTGCTCTAGACTCCACATATATAATAGTCTGGTGTATTTTTGGTTGGCTATTATTGTAGGTAGAATGGTTAAGGTGATCACGATCGCAAATAATATATTTTCTTTGGAGAAAAGTACCCAAGCGCTGACTAGGCCCACCATGGCCCCAATAAATTGAAACACATTCCAGACTACATTATTTAGAGCATAGACATCTCGTTCCACGGCATGAAGGGTATCCTGGTATTGGGGAGCATCGAAGAATTGAATATCCATTCCCAGCTTCTTGCTCATTAATTCTACATTTAAATGATTCTGCAATAAGCTTTCTTGCATTGTCTGCGTGTATTCATGGACCTTGGAAAGAATCACCGTAACTAGACTCACCATCCCTAAGGACATCAGGAAGAAAATAAGGTGCAAGCTTTGATCTTCCAAGCGAGTCAAGGCGTCGATCAAGTATTTATTCAGCACAACAGTAGCCAAAGGAAGCAGCGCAAGAATAACCTGTATGATGATATTGCAAGCTGCATAGCCCCTCGCCGCAGTCCAGCAAACCTTTAACGAGAATACAATAGCCCGGACAAGGCTTTTCGTTCCTTTCATAAGCATCGCCTCATGAACACTAGATTTATGAGACAACTTGCAGACTTGTTAAACGATTAATTTCACAGAGCAGTGCATGATACGTTACCAGTTTCATTTCATCGATCAGCTCATCTGGAAATCGGATATTAAAGGCCTTTTCCACCTCCAGAATTAACACTGCAAAATGTCTTGCTTTCATATAAACGGGCTCTTCAAAAAACAAATTGTCCTTGAAGTCTTTCGGAAATGAATATGAAAACAATTGAACAAATAACTCATCTAATTTCTGTTCATTATCCATTTTCTCACCTCATTAGATTGCTATATAGTTACCTAGCATTTGTAAGGTCTCAATCAGATGCTCACAAAGAGAGTTGCCGGAATTATCCGTATGATCAAAGTAAAAATTTCGCGGCAATTGCGCAGGTCTCTTCTCAGAAACATAGAACCTGAGCGCACTAGTTGAAATGCTGGCCGCATCTATGAGACTGTTCGATACTGCAAAAGCATTAATATCAATCTCAAACTTATATTTCGCAATTTCCTGTAGCTGATCTGCAAAGGATTGATCATAGAAATTATGAAAAAGCTTCATCACAGCATAGTCACAGTGAACAGCATTAGAAATAATATAAGGGAATACTCCAAAATTCCCGTTATGCCTTTCATCGAGCGGCATCATTTCACCGGGCAGACCGATAATCATAATGTCCGGCTTTTCCTCAAGCTCGAGTCTTCGGATGAAGTGGTTGAACAGGAATATTTTATCGGTAACTGAATACTGCTTAGCCTGCATAAAATTAGGAAACGAAATCAATTCGTCAAGATCCGTTTCATTCTTCCGCGTTAGAATCGTCTTCACTTTATATCCGGCTTGCCCTATGCCCTGATGCAGATATAAGATCGTATCGAGCTTCTCCGTATGCTCGAACATGCCGAACACAAATACAATGGGGGTCTGAATACGAAGAATAGTAGGCGTATAATCCGGTGAAGCCGGCTCCCGTTCCTGACTTTCTATAAGTGTTCCGTACGTCTTGCATAGCTGTGAGCATTCATAATACTCCTCAGCAGTTAGAGCACGGGTGATCCGGATAGTTTTCTTCTCTTTAGCTGCCTGTTCAATAATAGGCAAAATCGTGCTGGAGAAATCAATCTCGCCATTCGAGTTCACAATCCACACGGTGTCAAACTCTGAAAAATCAGTACATTCGCTGATATCCTTAACTGTAAGCGTTCTCTTATCATAAACAGATATCGTTTTATTGACATAGAACCACCCCTTGGGGGCATAGCAAGCTACACTCGATTTTCGTTCCAGCAGGTCCGAGTATTTCAAGAAGGGCAAGTACTCTCCATCAACGGGAAAAATCATCAACCGTTCGTTTGTCATCCTCGTTCCTCCCCCCATTAAAATTTTATATTTTCATACTTCTCAAACTCGCAGCCATACGTTTGCAAAACAATATAGTCCTTCATCATTTCCTCGACAGAGGTTTTCACTCGCTCACATTCACTTAGCCGTTTCTCCTTGGAAATCTCCGTAACCCCATCTGCAAAGGCAACACACTGCGTACAAAAGTGGAAGGCCCAGCATTCAGAGCATTCTTTTTCGGTAGCTTGTCCAACATTAAGCAGCCTTTTCGCTGCGGCGATGTCAAAACCACTCTCCAGACTTCCCATCTTCATTACCGGAGAGGTTTCACTGACCCTTTCACACGGATATAAATTCCCTTCTACATCCACGAACAATTTATGCTGACCCGGTACACATGGACCCCCGGGATGCAATTTTCTCCGCGTCATATCAATTGCGGTGCGATGACAAAAGGTATCCGCTAGTTGATTGGCATAAGCTTCTGCCATTCTTGAAGTCATTTCAATCGGGATTCGGCCTACTCCGTATAAGAAGATCTTGGCCTTCTCATATTCATTAATGATCTCATTCTGCTTACATGTAGGCAGCGGCCTCTGCTTCATATTCACATCATTGACTGAGGTCAATTGATAGGTAAATCTGCTGACCTGGCTATCTTCCTTGAAAAAGCGAACCACACTCTCCAGATCAGCGTCATTGGATACAACGGTGCTAATGATGAATTTTTCCGTAGGAACATCCGGAATAGATTCCAGCATACCTTGAAGATTGCCCATCACACTTTCAAAACTACCTTGACCATTCACATATACACGATTCAAATCGTGAATGGCTTGGGGACCGTCTATACTGATCGATATAGAAAAGTTGTTATCCAGCAAGTATTGTGCTACCTTCCTATGAAGAAGCGTGGCATTGGTCGTAATATTAAACTGTAAATTTTTACTCGGAAACAGCTTATAGCTGTACTCGACACATTTTTGAATTAAATCGAATTCCAGTAGAGGTTCTCCACCATAAAAACCAATCATAACTTCCTTATCACTTTCACCGCTATGCTCATATAGAAAATCCAATGCCCTCTTAGCCGTCTCCCAATCCATCCGTTTATTGTTATGTACTCTATTTACGTAGCTTCCGGAAAACACGCAATATTTACACCTTAGATTGCAATTTTGCGTGACCTGCAGACAAATCCGTGAAAGCTCATGCTCAAGAATATTCTCAAGCTGATCCGTCATCACATGTTCTATTTCCACATCGGCCTGCTGCTGCAGCAGCCCCGCCTGGAGCATGTCCTGCACGACATGCAAAAGCTGTGAATTGAGCTCCGGCACCGGGGATGCATTCTTCAGTACAGCATCCAAATAAGTATAAATCTCCTGATTCGTCTCAATAATCTTGTTCGAATTCACATCGTAAATATAATAGGCATTCATCACTTGGAATAGCTTTATAAATGGTTTTTCCTGAAACATTATTCGGGTCCCCCATTCATTTGCTGATTATGTTTAAGAGCTGCTAAAAATATAGCAGCCCTTAAGCAAAATCTTATAATTTAACTACCAATTTGAAGCCCGGCATACTGCATGTTAAATGTAGAGCTGCTAGCTGTAGTCAGTGCATTTCGATGTGTTGCGGAAGAATTCGTTCTGCAGGTACACTTTGATGTAGCACAAGGACAAGTACCGCAACTGCAGGCATAAGCCATTAATGTACCTTGTGTGCTGTTAATCTTTTTTCCTAATTTTTTCATGAGTCGCCCTCCTTCCCTATGATTTCCATTCATTCCGTAGAACAAATGAATTAATAGTGCAAAGATGACTGATTCTTGAAAAGCAACACAATTAAACCATATAATGGTTTTTATATCAATGATATTTTTAATTGAAAAAAGATGTTAATTTATGCAGACATAAAGGATCTATAATAGATTGCATTTCCTTTTATGATTTATATAGAACGCAATTAAAAAACAAACTCCTTTACTCTAACCTCCAAATCGGGTAATTAACAGTAAGACCAACCCAAGGTGGCGATAAAAATGAAAAACGAAGAAATTGAGCGTTTGAACTTACCATGAAAGATACATCAGATAAACGGCTTTACGAAAGGTACCTGGCCGTAAGGTTGCGATTAGAGGGACATACGTTTGCAGAGATCGGTAATTTACTCGGTCGCATTCGTCAAACCATCAGCAACTATTGGAGAAGTTATCAAACCCAGATCCTTTCTGGACTAGAAATGGGCCACTCCCCTGGACAACCGCCTAAGCTCACGGAAGAGCAACGCATCCAATTAGCCGCTATGCTGGAGCAGAACCAGCCAGCCGATGTAGGGTTTGAAGCTCGTTACACCTGGACCCTGCCACTCATGGATCAAGCGAGAGTTTGGGATCATGATGAGTGTGCGCGGAATCAGCTCTATGCTAAAGACGCATGAACTTCAGCTTCACCAAAGCAACCTATACGCTGGCCAACGCCGATGAGGAGGCCCAGGCGTTTTTCCGCAAGCACACCTTTGCCCAGCTTAAAAAGCGGGTGGAGGCCGAAGAAATCGATCATCTGCTGTTTGAAGACGAATCGATGATTCGTTCCTATGGGAAGCACGAAGGGGCAAAGATGCTTGGCGCGATCAATTATGAAACCGGACAGGTGCATCATCGTGAAGAAGAAAAGGCCGATGTGGCTGCCTTTATTCGGTTCCTCGAAGACCTTCCGTTGGCGTACCCGAACGGAAAAATTGCTATGATTTTAGATCACAATCGGATTCATCATGCCACCGGGTTGCAACCTTTTCTAAAGAAACATCCGCGCTTGCACTTGGTCTTACTGCCTCCGTACAGTCCAAATCTAAATCCAGTCGAAGGACTTTGGCTGTAGCTCAAATCAGATGTGGTCAACAACGTCTTTTTTGAGAAGTTCTATAGGATTAAGCTCCATGTTAGCCAGTTTATAAAGCGAATCAATAAGCATCCGATGGAAACTATCGATCGCCTATTAATTAGGTTTTAATCTTAATTGCGTTCTATATAAGGTTATAAAATAGAAAGGAAGCCGACTTAAAATCGGCCAGAATAAGTTAAGCTATATCCCTTTTTATAAAACTGCGTATACCATATATCAGTAAAACCATGAAAGTTCCAATAACTAGTGTATAAAATAAGAAATAAGATTGAATAGGCGATTCATCTTCAGGTGACATTGCTAGCATAGGTTGCGTCCAAGGATAAATCTGCCCTAAAGGTGTGCTAGCAACAATAATCGCTGGAAGAGTAAAAACAATACTAACAGCTAATGGTATACCAAATGTTTTTGCTCTTATAGAAATAATTAGTTGAAGTAGAATCAATGGCAAGCACGCTAAAATGCCCCTAATCATGAATCCAAGTATTTTAAAAAATGGAATACTACCTTCTACTCCTTTTAAATAACCAAATCCTATGAAAAAGATTAATAAGATTAGCATTGAGATAACAACCATTTTTACCACTGTTAGAAATTTCCCTAAAAAGATTTCTGAGTGTTTGATTGGTAATGCTAATAGCTGTTTCCATCCACCCCCGATATGTTCACTCCTACAAACAAGGGCTGCGTATATCCCAACCATGATTGGTAATACAAAAGGACCCATAAATAACGCTACTTGTGTCCATACTTCAATCCATTCATTATCTCCTGGCTGCATAAAAAGATCATAGTTTTTAAAGAAATTAATATAAGCCAGGAATACACCTAAAAGGGGACCTATGATGTAAAGTAGCCACAACTTGGAGCGTTTTAATTTTAATCGTTCAACATATAAGACATTTTTCAAAGTAATCTCCCCTTACTGGACATTCCGTTTAGCAAAATGTTTAGAACCTATAAACATAAGGATTATACCTAATATCAAATTGATGACGAGGTAGGTTGAAAAATCCGGGTTAGTCCCTATGCCCTCATATTGCAAAATAACCGTTGATGATTGGATTGGATAAGCCAGAGGGAACCACCGTGTCGTTTGAGCAGCAGCTAAAAACAGACCCATAATAGCCGAAACTGATCCAATAAGAATTGAGAATGCCTGATTTTTAATTGTCATGGATAACCAAAATTGAAAGGCCATAATTGGTAATACTGTAATTAACATACCGTAACAATCGCCTATCAATAAGCCCCATGGAATATCTCCTTCAAATGCTAATACTTTTCCTAGTAAAACCATGCCAATCAGAAAAATAGTGGTGGAAAGGAATAGGCTAATGGTTAGCCAAATAAATTTACTCAAATAAATTTTACCCCTTGATATAGGCATTGAAAGGGTTTGTTTCCATCCATTTGCCTGATGTTCGATATTTGCTATAACTGACGCAGCAAGTGTAACGGCCAATGGGAAACCTAGACCAAATAACAAACTATTGTCGTACAATACATACATCCACATAGAACCTGCACCGAACATCTCAACTTGTTTTTCAACAAACCCGGAACGATAGGTGAGATTTACCAACTCATATGCCAAGATAAGTAACGGAACCAATAAAACGATAATTAATAACGATGAACGTTTTAATTTTAATTTATCTGCCGATAATATATTTTTCATAAGCTTCCCTCGGTACCAGTTAATTCTAAGAAGATATCTTCAAGTGTTCTTTTCACTTCTTCAAGTCGATAAACAGATACACCCGAATGAACTAGAATAGAGTTAATTTCGGAAACAAATGCTGGTTCAGTTTTAGATAACCACAAGAAATCACCTTGTAAATCTGCCTTTAAGTTTCGTTCTTTTAATATTTCATTTGCTTTCATTACATCACTAACTCCAACTTTTAGTAGAGGCTTCCGTTTCTGCCTTAAGCATTGAATCGAATCTTGGAAAATTATTTTTCCATTATTAATGATCCCTACTTGTGTCGCCATTTGATCTATTTCACTCAACAAGTGACTAGAAACAAGGACACTCATTCCAGCCTCCGGTAATTCTTTAATCAACTCTCTAATCTCTTGGATACCAGATGGATCTAAACCATTGGTCGGTTCGTCCAGTATTAATAAATCCGGATTACTAAGCAATGCTGCAGCAATCCCTAGACGTTGCTTCATTCCAAGCGAATATTCCTTGGCTAGCCTATTAGCCACCTTGGTTAATCTCACGATTTCCAACACTTCATTTACACGTTTTTCTGGAAGATCACGTAACCGGCGAACGGCTTCTAAATTTTCACGTCCGGTTAAGTTTCCATAGTAGGTTGGGGACTCCACTAAAGATCCAATCCGTTGTAAAATTTGTAAACGGTTTTTGTTTAGGTTTTGACCAAAAATTTCAATATTACCCTTTGTAGGCTTTATCAAACCCAGCAACATCCGAATCGTTGTTGTTTTTCCAGCCCCATTAGGTCCAAGAAATCCATAAATTTGACCACGTTCAATTCGCAAATTTAATCCATCTACAGACGTGTGCTTTTTATACTTTTTGGTTAGATCATTAGTCATCAAAATTTGATCATTCATCTGTTCCTCACCTCGTTTCTATCGTAAACGAAATTTATTAAACGAGAATGAAACTTTTCCTAAACATTTGCTTAACGGCTTGTCCCAAATATTTTCCCTAAATTAATTTACATTCTTAGAACGCCAAGGGTTATATAATTATTTTGACTATTCAGAAACCTAAACAGGATATTAATTCTTATCTCAACAGCTTTTTTTATTTGGCTTTAATGTAAAATAATAATTGAGATAGGAAGGAGGGTTAAGTGTGACTTTAAAACTTGAGGATCATAAAATTTTGATGGTTGATGATGATCAGTACATTTTAGACTTATTAATAACCGTTTTTGAAAAGGAAGGTTTTCAAAACATCCTAACAGCTACTAATGGAGCAGAGGCACTTTTCATAACAACGCAAAATAACCCACACATTATCTTGTTAGATGTGATGTTACCTGATACAGATGGCTTTACTCTATGTAATAAAATTCGTTCGGAGACAGATGTACCTATACTGTTTCTTACTGCTAAAACCACAGATTTAGATAAATTGCAGGGGTTTAGTTTCGGAGGAGATGACTATATTACAAAGCCTTTTAATCCATTGGAAGTTGTTGCTCGAGTCAAAGCACAATTAAAACGTTCTACTAAAATTCCATCCCAGTATTCACGAAAAAGGATTTATGATTTTGGCTTTTTTAATATAAATCCTAATACAGGAAAACTTATTGTAAATGGTGAAAGAGTAGAATGTCCTACTCAAGAAATGAAACTTTTACTTTATTTTTGTGAACACCCTAACCAAATTTTGAGTAAACATCAAATCTATAAGGATGTATGGGGAGAATTGTATGGTGGGGATAGTACAGTGATGGTACATGTACGGCGTTTACGTGAAAAAATAGAAGAAGATCCTAGTAGACCTAAATGGTTAAAAACAGTTCGAGGACTAGGCTATATATTTGAAGTAGCTACAAATGAGGATTTATTGTGAAGTTAAGAAATCGTGTCGCCTATTACTTCGTATCACGTATTTTCTGGTTAATGCTTATTTGGGGTTTACTTATTGTGATCAGTATTTTTCTTTTCAGCTTCTTTCTTGGACATAACAAAACTGAGACTCCACGATTATCGATTAGTAAAATAGTGGAGCATACGAATGTCGTTGATCAAGGACTCTCAGTAAACTCCAAAATAAAAGAAAATTTAGTAAAAAATAAAATGTGGATACAAATATTGGATGAAAAAGGGAGTGAAGTCTTTTCCTTTAATAAACCCAAAAGTATTCCCATTCATTATATTCCTGGCGAACTAGTATCTGATTACTTGTATCCTGCCAAAAAGGGCTATCAGCTATCTACATGGTATAAAACTATTGGTGATCAAAAGTTAACATGGGTTTTAGGGAAACCAATGACAGATAATAATCCCTTTCTATACTGGGCGAATAATCTATGGAGTCTTGCCATTATTATAATTGGTATTTTAATTGCCTTATTTTTTGGAAGACAATTAGGTGCTCCTTTACTGTATATTGTATCTTGGATTGAAAATCTATCTAAAGGAAAATACGAGAAACCTTTTAATAATTGGAATCTAAAGTCAAAAAGACGCTGGCGAAATAAAACCAAATATAAAACATATGAGGAATTGATGCAAGCCCTTTCTGATCTTACGTCAACTCTTCAAAGAAATACAGAAGAACGAAAGTTATTAGAAAAAACAAGGGAAGAATGGCTTACAGGAGTATCACATGATCTTAAAACCCCTTTGTCTGTTATCAAGGGATATACTGTACTACTATCTTTACATGAATATGACTGGGAACAAGATAAGGTACGTCACTTTTCCAAAATCATGGAAGAGCGAGTAGAGTATATGGAGCAACTAATTGAAGACTTCAACTTAACTTTTCAATTGAAAAATGATGCTGTTCCGATACAGCTCGAGCAAAAAGACCTTGTAAATGTCCTTAAAGATATTTTGGAACAACTGAAGAGATTACCAGAATCAAAAAATAAGGCGTTTTTATTTGAGACGAATAAAGAACAAATATATTTTAATATGGATTCGAAATACTTAAATCGAGCATTTGAAAACTTAATTGCTAATAGTATCAAACATAATCCACCCGGAACAAAAATTAAGGTCATACTCCACGAAGACCGGTCTCAACCTGGACAAGTTCGCATTTTAATTGAAGATGATGGAGTCGGTATGGATCAAGAAACTGTTGAACACTTATTTGACCGGTACTTCCGAGGGACAAGTGCAACTTCCAATAATTCCGGAACAGGATTAGGAATGGCAATTGCAAGGCAAATCATTATAGCTCATAGTGGAGATATTAAAATAAACAGTAAGCTTCACCAAGGAACCCAGTATCAAATTACTTTCCTGCTTGAATAATTTAAGAAGGTGCTTATGGTAAGTTTGGTAATGGGACTTCCTCTATTTGGTGCTAAATGACTTTATTATCATTACACAATATTTATGTCTTTTTATCCAATAAAATAAAAGCCGATGATGCCTTAGCGTAGGAAATTCGGCTTTTTTCATGTCGAAATTTGCTTGGCGTATGTTTTGCGCTTGGATACCTGCAGTTGATCTACAAAAAGTCGTTCGGACTTTCATGCATGGATGATGTTTCCGGTAGTAATGCGGACTTTGGGACGTCTGTTTCTCAAGTTATATAGATTGACTAAAGTTTTACATTGAATTTTCTGTTATCACGGGCTAATACGGTCCTATAACGTTCATTTCTTTAGTTCATTCTATATAGGTATTAAGCATGTTCAGCAAGGCTGAGCAATTCTCTTACGGTAACAAACTGATATCCCTCAGCAGCCAACTCCTTCACCAGAATCCGAACAGCCTCTATCGTTTGTGACCGGCTGCCATATCCGTCATGAAAAATAAGAATACTACCGTTCTCAACGCTTCGCCGCGTTTGCTCTATAATAAAATCAGTGCCTGGCTGCTCCCAGTCCCTCGCTTCACCGTTAACACACCCTATGGACTGATACCCTAATTCCGCAGCAAGTGCAAGAACATAGTGGTTCACTGCAAAAAACGGTGGCCGAAAATTCGAGGCAAATGCTCCCGTCAATTGGCGAATTCGCTCGTTCGTAAGCTGCAGTTCCGCCCTTGCTTCCTCCGGAGTGAGCTTTGTCAAATCGGGATGCGTATAGGTATGATTGCCAATCTCATGTCCGGCCGCATAAACTTCCGCTGCAATGTCCTCATAAGCATCGATCTGCTGGCCAATCATAAAAAAGGTTGCTCTGCCGTTAACCTTGCGGAATATATCCAGCAACTGTCTTGTATATAACGGGTCAGGACCATCGTCAAACGTAAAGGCAACGGCTTTCTTCGAGATAGGAACCTTGTCTACCAATTTAAATTGGAACACTATGCTCACACTCCCTCTGTTCACTTATACACTATGTCCTAAAAACGAAAGCGTCAACACAGCAATGGACATCGGCGGCAGTGTGACAGACAAGCCGTCAGCCCCCGCCCCTTTGACCGCCCCGAATGCTTGCGGCTTCACCGTCTCCGGCTGCTTAAAAGTGTTATGCGCATTCATATCGCTGTGTGTAAGCACTCGTCCACTGATATCCGGGGTCCCAGGCAAACCTCGCAGCTACAGCGCTGCTTGTGCTTCACGGTTCGGGTCGACATTGCAAAAGCTGATGTCGATCGTACCGTCAGTCCGTCTGGATGCAGACGCGCTGACCTGAGGAATGGCTTCGCCCTCTACGGTGTACTCACCCGTCTCAAGGTGAAGCGCAAGCGCCTCAGCATCCTGATGGACCTTAAACATCTCGAATACATGATAAGTAGGAGTCAATACCATTTTATCGCCTTCTGTTAAAATCATGGCTTGGAGCACGTTGACCGTCTGAGCGATATTCGCCCTATGGACACGGCTTGCGTGACGCTGGAAAGCATGGAAATGCAGGCCTGCGACAAGGGCATCACGAAGTGAGTTCTGCTGGTACAGAAATC from Paenibacillus sp. CAA11 encodes:
- a CDS encoding ABC transporter permease, which produces MKNVLYVERLKLKRSKLWLLYIIGPLLGVFLAYINFFKNYDLFMQPGDNEWIEVWTQVALFMGPFVLPIMVGIYAALVCRSEHIGGGWKQLLALPIKHSEIFLGKFLTVVKMVVISMLILLIFFIGFGYLKGVEGSIPFFKILGFMIRGILACLPLILLQLIISIRAKTFGIPLAVSIVFTLPAIIVASTPLGQIYPWTQPMLAMSPEDESPIQSYFLFYTLVIGTFMVLLIYGIRSFIKRDIA
- a CDS encoding response regulator transcription factor: MVDDDQYILDLLITVFEKEGFQNILTATNGAEALFITTQNNPHIILLDVMLPDTDGFTLCNKIRSETDVPILFLTAKTTDLDKLQGFSFGGDDYITKPFNPLEVVARVKAQLKRSTKIPSQYSRKRIYDFGFFNINPNTGKLIVNGERVECPTQEMKLLLYFCEHPNQILSKHQIYKDVWGELYGGDSTVMVHVRRLREKIEEDPSRPKWLKTVRGLGYIFEVATNEDLL
- a CDS encoding ABC transporter ATP-binding protein, with amino-acid sequence MKGTKSLVRAIVFSLKVCWTAARGYAACNIIIQVILALLPLATVVLNKYLIDALTRLEDQSLHLIFFLMSLGMVSLVTVILSKVHEYTQTMQESLLQNHLNVELMSKKLGMDIQFFDAPQYQDTLHAVERDVYALNNVVWNVFQFIGAMVGLVSAWVLFSKENILFAIVITLTILPTIIANQKYTRLLYMWSLEQSPRERQMDYIRWISGERMFSSDIRLFRLGDMLMKKYKGIWDLHFAGKRKVLKRKTSITVILNVLPECVSVIILVLLAQDIILGERTIGDYALYTGLLAQLTGGLYSVIQTGMSIYGDKLKMDTLQRFSLYRNSVLDEGKAELVGPVSIEFRDVSFKYPGTDHYILRNLSFTVHAGEKICLVGTNGAGKSTLIKLLLRFYDVTEGSIHINGIAIQEYNLDSLRRQFSTLFQQYVNYSFSLRENVTISDSHKSSSDQEIIDTLKQAGANSIFKQAPEGLDSYVTKFFSEQGMELSGGQSQKIALARALYRSCSVIIFDEPSASLDPEAEHAMFESIRSLWLDKTALYTSHRLSAVHMADRIIFLQEGRITEQGTHEELMRLSGEYARLYHLQADKYDLTNSVI
- a CDS encoding sensor histidine kinase, whose protein sequence is MKLRNRVAYYFVSRIFWLMLIWGLLIVISIFLFSFFLGHNKTETPRLSISKIVEHTNVVDQGLSVNSKIKENLVKNKMWIQILDEKGSEVFSFNKPKSIPIHYIPGELVSDYLYPAKKGYQLSTWYKTIGDQKLTWVLGKPMTDNNPFLYWANNLWSLAIIIIGILIALFFGRQLGAPLLYIVSWIENLSKGKYEKPFNNWNLKSKRRWRNKTKYKTYEELMQALSDLTSTLQRNTEERKLLEKTREEWLTGVSHDLKTPLSVIKGYTVLLSLHEYDWEQDKVRHFSKIMEERVEYMEQLIEDFNLTFQLKNDAVPIQLEQKDLVNVLKDILEQLKRLPESKNKAFLFETNKEQIYFNMDSKYLNRAFENLIANSIKHNPPGTKIKVILHEDRSQPGQVRILIEDDGVGMDQETVEHLFDRYFRGTSATSNNSGTGLGMAIARQIIIAHSGDIKINSKLHQGTQYQITFLLE
- the ccpM gene encoding Cys-rich peptide radical SAM maturase CcpM, which codes for MFQEKPFIKLFQVMNAYYIYDVNSNKIIETNQEIYTYLDAVLKNASPVPELNSQLLHVVQDMLQAGLLQQQADVEIEHVMTDQLENILEHELSRICLQVTQNCNLRCKYCVFSGSYVNRVHNNKRMDWETAKRALDFLYEHSGESDKEVMIGFYGGEPLLEFDLIQKCVEYSYKLFPSKNLQFNITTNATLLHRKVAQYLLDNNFSISISIDGPQAIHDLNRVYVNGQGSFESVMGNLQGMLESIPDVPTEKFIISTVVSNDADLESVVRFFKEDSQVSRFTYQLTSVNDVNMKQRPLPTCKQNEIINEYEKAKIFLYGVGRIPIEMTSRMAEAYANQLADTFCHRTAIDMTRRKLHPGGPCVPGQHKLFVDVEGNLYPCERVSETSPVMKMGSLESGFDIAAAKRLLNVGQATEKECSECWAFHFCTQCVAFADGVTEISKEKRLSECERVKTSVEEMMKDYIVLQTYGCEFEKYENIKF
- a CDS encoding ABC transporter permease, whose translation is MKNILSADKLKLKRSSLLIIVLLVPLLILAYELVNLTYRSGFVEKQVEMFGAGSMWMYVLYDNSLLFGLGFPLAVTLAASVIANIEHQANGWKQTLSMPISRGKIYLSKFIWLTISLFLSTTIFLIGMVLLGKVLAFEGDIPWGLLIGDCYGMLITVLPIMAFQFWLSMTIKNQAFSILIGSVSAIMGLFLAAAQTTRWFPLAYPIQSSTVILQYEGIGTNPDFSTYLVINLILGIILMFIGSKHFAKRNVQ
- a CDS encoding ABC transporter ATP-binding protein, whose amino-acid sequence is MNDQILMTNDLTKKYKKHTSVDGLNLRIERGQIYGFLGPNGAGKTTTIRMLLGLIKPTKGNIEIFGQNLNKNRLQILQRIGSLVESPTYYGNLTGRENLEAVRRLRDLPEKRVNEVLEIVRLTKVANRLAKEYSLGMKQRLGIAAALLSNPDLLILDEPTNGLDPSGIQEIRELIKELPEAGMSVLVSSHLLSEIDQMATQVGIINNGKIIFQDSIQCLRQKRKPLLKVGVSDVMKANEILKERNLKADLQGDFLWLSKTEPAFVSEINSILVHSGVSVYRLEEVKRTLEDIFLELTGTEGSL
- a CDS encoding TIGR04066 family peptide maturation system protein; this translates as MTNERLMIFPVDGEYLPFLKYSDLLERKSSVACYAPKGWFYVNKTISVYDKRTLTVKDISECTDFSEFDTVWIVNSNGEIDFSSTILPIIEQAAKEKKTIRITRALTAEEYYECSQLCKTYGTLIESQEREPASPDYTPTILRIQTPIVFVFGMFEHTEKLDTILYLHQGIGQAGYKVKTILTRKNETDLDELISFPNFMQAKQYSVTDKIFLFNHFIRRLELEEKPDIMIIGLPGEMMPLDERHNGNFGVFPYIISNAVHCDYAVMKLFHNFYDQSFADQLQEIAKYKFEIDINAFAVSNSLIDAASISTSALRFYVSEKRPAQLPRNFYFDHTDNSGNSLCEHLIETLQMLGNYIAI
- a CDS encoding CLI_3235 family bacteriocin precursor produces the protein MNGNHREGGRLMKKLGKKINSTQGTLMAYACSCGTCPCATSKCTCRTNSSATHRNALTTASSSTFNMQYAGLQIGS
- a CDS encoding polysaccharide deacetylase family protein, encoding MFQFKLVDKVPISKKAVAFTFDDGPDPLYTRQLLDIFRKVNGRATFFMIGQQIDAYEDIAAEVYAAGHEIGNHTYTHPDLTKLTPEEARAELQLTNERIRQLTGAFASNFRPPFFAVNHYVLALAAELGYQSIGCVNGEARDWEQPGTDFIIEQTRRSVENGSILIFHDGYGSRSQTIEAVRILVKELAAEGYQFVTVRELLSLAEHA